TCTGCGCCAGCATCTCGACGCCGTCGCGCACGACCGGATGGTCGTCGACGACCAGCACGCGCACGGTGCTCATGCCGGGACCCACGCGCGTAGGCTGACGCCGCCGTCGCCCTCGTCGTTGACCTGCAGGTGCCCGCCGTGCTCGGCCAGCGCCGTGCCGATCGCCTCGAGCCCGAAGCCGCGCGCGTGCTCCGCCGCCGGCTGCAGCCCGATCCCGTCGTCGGTCACCGTGACCGCGACGCCGGCGCGCAGCGCCGCGACGGTGACGACGACGTTGCTCGCGTGCGCGTGCTTTTCGATGTTGAGCAGCCCTTCTTTGGCGGCCGCCAGCAGCAGCTGCAAGCGCGATTTCTCCAGCGGCGGGAGGACGTCGAGCATGATCAGCTTGGCCGGCACGGCCGTGCGCTCGGAAAACGCGGCGCAGGCGGCTTCAATCGCGGCGCCGAGCGCCAGCTGCTCGGAGGGCGTGCGCAGCGCGCGCAGCGACTCGCGCAGCGTCACCGCCGCCTCGCTGGCTTGCCTTTCGATCGCCAGCAGCCGCTCGCGCAGCGCCTCGTCGACGACGGCGTCTTCGCTGGCGCTGCGCACGCCGGCGGTGATCGCGAAGAGCATCGCCCCGATCGTGTCGTGCAGGTCGAGCGCCATCCGCTGGCGCTCCTCGTGCATCGCGATCTCGGCGGCGTGGCGCGCGCGCTCGGCGACCAGCAGCGCGTCGGCGGTGCGGTCCGCGACGCGCTCGACGATCGCGGCCGCGCGGTTGCCGAACGTGCCGCGTTCGCGCAGG
The Candidatus Sulfotelmatobacter sp. genome window above contains:
- a CDS encoding histidine kinase, which gives rise to MARLSRALSRYQLAADELSELDRELAAILALVDRDKVLRETVRLLTNEYGFHVAWFGDRTGRDSVRIRYTSGNRTDEFVGLTLQRGCGLGGKVYQLGTLEWVDDYFGSGAITHDYDANVAVEDIQRMIAAPISCNEQRVGVLLGGLRERGTFGNRAAAIVERVADRTADALLVAERARHAAEIAMHEERQRMALDLHDTIGAMLFAITAGVRSASEDAVVDEALRERLLAIERQASEAAVTLRESLRALRTPSEQLALGAAIEAACAAFSERTAVPAKLIMLDVLPPLEKSRLQLLLAAAKEGLLNIEKHAHASNVVVTVAALRAGVAVTVTDDGIGLQPAAEHARGFGLEAIGTALAEHGGHLQVNDEGDGGVSLRAWVPA